Genomic window (Paenibacillus sp. JQZ6Y-1):
CGCCAACCTCCGGCAATGGCGTGGATTGCTTGAAGAAATTCATAAAGTCTGGATCACGGAAAATTAGATCCTGATATTTGTTCAGGGACACTTCCGAAATACCACGGACAATGTTATCCCACTCTTTATTATTTTCACCAGCTGGCTCGCCTGTCTGAGCAATCGCTGCTGATGTAATCAGCGCAGAGATTGCCTGCTCCAGACTGCGATAAGCAATGCCTTGCAGCGAGTAGCGAGAAGACAGTACTTCACCCTGCTCTGTAATTTTGATGCCGCCACCGATCGTATGCGGCGGCTGAGCCATAATACTGCGATCCAGCGACATACCGCCACGTCCGAGCGCACCGCCGCGACCATGGAAGAATTTCAGCTTGATGCCGTATTCCTGTCCCATCGCTGTGATGTCGTTCAGCGCTAGACGCAATTCCCAGTTCGCAGTTACCACACCACCGTCTTTATTGCTATCAGAGTAACCGAGCATAATCTCATGCAGATCATTCATCGAAGCAACAGCCGCACGATAAGCAGGCAGATCCAATACGCTGCGCATAATTTGCGGAGCTGCGTGCAGATCATCAATCGTTTCAAACAGAGGCACGGCTTGAACCGTACAATGCACTTTGCCATCCGGCAGCAAGCGGAACAGCCCTGTCTCTTTGGCAAAGATCATGACTTCCAAAATATCACTTGCACCCTGAGTCATACTGATCAGGTAACTAGAAATACAGTTTTTGCCGAATTCCTGTTGTGCTTTGGCAATCGTACGATACACCGCCAGACATTCTTCTGTACTTTCCGTGTAATGAAAGTATGGAGAAGTCAGCGGGCGAGGATCAGTCATCAGCTTGCCCAGCAATTCGATTTTCTCATTCTCGCTCAGAGTAGAGTAGTCCTCCACAATCTGCATACCAGCAAGAATTTCTTTCAGTGCATTTTCATGCTCTTGACTATGCTGACGTACATCTAATGTAGCAGTATGGAAACCAAACAGCTCCACCTGACGAATCATCTTCTGTACATACGTATCTGCTACATAATCGGCATAATGATGACGCAGACTCTTATCAATCGTCCACAGGTCTTCCAGCAGTTCGGAGACATGGTTGTAACGTTCCATCGTACCACGCTTGGAATCGTCGACGATATTATTCAGTTTACGCAGCATATACGCGATTTTGATACGGTAAGGTTCGTTCTCGTTGTTCCAGCTATACGTTTTATCAATCGTCACATGCAGACGATCCTTTTGAATGGAAGAAAGCAATTCTTCCGATACATCAATAATCGTAGTGCTAAAGCTCAGCGAGTTCATCATATCGCGCAAAATACGTTGATATTCACGAATCGCCAGCTTACGCTGCATTTGCAGCGTTTTCCATGTTACTTCTGCCGTTACAGATGGGTTACCATCACGGTCGCCACCAATCCAAGAACCGAAGCGTAGGAAGCCCGGTACATGCCAGTGATGATCGGGATAATGCTTCGCCAGTGAGCGTTCCAGTTCCTGATACAACTCCGGCAATACATCAAACAACGTTTCATGGAAATAATACATCCCGTTACGTACTTCATCCAGAACCGTCGGTTTGCGATCACGCAGCTCATCAGTTTGCCAAAGTGTAATCACTTCGTTCAGCAGCTTCTCACGTAGCTGTTCGCGTTCACGGAACGTTAGAGTCGGATTGTCGAGCAATTTCACATCTTCAGAAATGCGTTTGTGTATATCAAGGATAACGCGACGCATTGCTTCTGTCGGATGCGCAGTCATTACCAGCTCAAGTGACAGGTCAGCCAGTAGAGCTTCTACTTGTTCAGCTGTAAAGTTGTGCTTTTTCAGCTGTTGCACTGCACTTTCCATAGAACCAGATTGAACCGTTTCTCCTGCCGAACGCTCGTAATCGCGTTTGCGACGGATACGATGGTTCTGCTCCGCAATGTTGACCAGTTGAAAATAAATGGCGAAAGCCCGTATAACCTGATGCCGATTATCTGAATCCAGATTGCGGATCAACGTTTTGAACTCCTCAAATACTTCTGGCAAAGATACTGCACGCAGCGATTTACTCAGCTCGCGGATCTTCTCCACGATATCCAGCAGCTCTTGGCCACCCTGATGTACAAGTACTTCACCAAGGATATTTCCCAAAAAGCGTACATCGCGCCGTAGCAGATTGTTAGAATGGTTTTTACTTACATTCACTGTCAACTCAGACATGCTTCTCCTCCTATCGTTCCCCACCGGTGTTGATTCTAATGAAGGTTAACATCTTCTTAACATCATACAACAAAGCATCAGCGAATACTTTAATTAATTTAATAGTTATGATTATTTATGCAAAGATTTCATCATTCACTCATAATGACTTCACAGCGTTATCGCACTACATCATTATACTACAATCCTTTAACGTGTGAATATTAAATTAGACCTATTTGTCAAAATGACAATCACACGTATGTAGAGATAGCAGATATAAAAATATGTCCATATAGCAAAAAAAGACCGTTTCCGGTCTTGATTATAAATTGGAGCGGGTGATGGGAATCGAACCCACGCTACCAGCTTGGAAGGCTGGAGTTCTACCATTGAACTACACCCGCATACAAGTCGGGATGACACGATTTGAACATGCGACCCCCTGGTCCCAAACCAGGTGCTCTACCAAGCTGAGCTACATCCCGATATGCAGAAATATGAAAATAAAAATATGGCGCGCCCTAAGAGATTCGAACTCCTGGCCTTTTGATTCGTAGTCAAACGCTCTATCCAGCTGAGCTAAGGGCGCAAATGGAGCGGACGACGGGAATCGAACCCGCGACCCTCGCCTTGGCAAGGCGATGCTCTACCGCTGAGCCACGTCCGCAACATAAGGTATGCGCGTGGAGGGACTTGAACCCCCACGTCGTAAGACGCTAGATCCTAAGTCTAGTGCGTCTGCCAATTCCGCCACACGCGCATGTGAATCATAGTGAAAATGGTGAGCCATGAAGGACTCGAACCTTCGACACCCTGATTAAAAGTCAGGTGCTCTACCAACTGAGCTAATGGCTCATGATGGCTGGGGATATAGGATTTGAACCTATGCATGACGGAGTCAAAGTCCGTTGCCTTACCGCTTGGCTAATCCCCAACGTCATGAAAATAACGATGGTGGAGACTGAGGGGATCGAACCCCCGACCCTCTGCTTGTAAGGCAGATGCTCTCCCAGCTGAGCTAAGTCTCCATAAGTATTAGTTATTCGTAAAGGCAATGCTAGTCTCTGCATATATGTCGTACCTAATCCTTGTTATAAAGCACTGACAAACCTTTACTGCTTATCTTTTCATAAAGAAGAAAAGAATGACCCGTAGGGGATTCGAACCCCTGTTACCTCCGTGAAAGGGAGGTGTCTTAACCCCTTGACCAACGGGCCTCACTGAGAAGCTCTCAACCGGATTCGAACCGGTGACCTCATCCTTACCATGGATGCACTCTACCTACTGAGCTATGAGAGCGTGGCTCCCCGAACAGGACTCGAACCTGTGACAACTCGATTAACAGTCGAGTGCTCTACCAACTGAGCTATCAGGGAATAG
Coding sequences:
- the ppc gene encoding phosphoenolpyruvate carboxylase, which produces MSELTVNVSKNHSNNLLRRDVRFLGNILGEVLVHQGGQELLDIVEKIRELSKSLRAVSLPEVFEEFKTLIRNLDSDNRHQVIRAFAIYFQLVNIAEQNHRIRRKRDYERSAGETVQSGSMESAVQQLKKHNFTAEQVEALLADLSLELVMTAHPTEAMRRVILDIHKRISEDVKLLDNPTLTFREREQLREKLLNEVITLWQTDELRDRKPTVLDEVRNGMYYFHETLFDVLPELYQELERSLAKHYPDHHWHVPGFLRFGSWIGGDRDGNPSVTAEVTWKTLQMQRKLAIREYQRILRDMMNSLSFSTTIIDVSEELLSSIQKDRLHVTIDKTYSWNNENEPYRIKIAYMLRKLNNIVDDSKRGTMERYNHVSELLEDLWTIDKSLRHHYADYVADTYVQKMIRQVELFGFHTATLDVRQHSQEHENALKEILAGMQIVEDYSTLSENEKIELLGKLMTDPRPLTSPYFHYTESTEECLAVYRTIAKAQQEFGKNCISSYLISMTQGASDILEVMIFAKETGLFRLLPDGKVHCTVQAVPLFETIDDLHAAPQIMRSVLDLPAYRAAVASMNDLHEIMLGYSDSNKDGGVVTANWELRLALNDITAMGQEYGIKLKFFHGRGGALGRGGMSLDRSIMAQPPHTIGGGIKITEQGEVLSSRYSLQGIAYRSLEQAISALITSAAIAQTGEPAGENNKEWDNIVRGISEVSLNKYQDLIFRDPDFMNFFKQSTPLPEVGELNIGSRPSKRKNSDRFEDLRAIPWVFAWTQSRYLLPAWYAAGTGIQHFYQDKPENMAELQRMYKEFPFFKTLIDTLQMAIAKADLTIAREYAGMCKDESYRARIFGMIEDEFNLTRDLVLQISGQQEILDNVPVIQESVRLRNPYVDPLSYLQVQLLSELRDIREEGSDDAELLREVLLTINGIAAGLRNTG